In Candidatus Woesearchaeota archaeon, one genomic interval encodes:
- a CDS encoding RsmB/NOP family class I SAM-dependent RNA methyltransferase, which yields MHKALFLKRYEQLGHAFNPETTTPRPAIRINTLKTTPQQLTTRLKRKGARLTRIPWLKHGYWYSAPFSLGATPEYLQGYYYLQGAASQLAAEILNPAPNTSVIDMAAAPGSKSTHLAQIMQNTGVLTCLDIKTKRLTTLRNNLERCGVTNAITYRKDARFATDLGKTYHSILLDAPCSGNWPADKTWPENKTIDTFKHLAKTQRELLKAAWHCLKPGGTLLYSTCSLEPEENELVINWFLNKYPTATLEPINTPIGDHGLTTIFGHTLNPLLARTKRLWPDKTGTEGFFYAKIKKPTKP from the coding sequence ATGCATAAAGCACTCTTCCTCAAACGATACGAACAACTCGGCCACGCCTTCAACCCAGAAACAACAACACCCCGACCAGCCATTCGCATCAACACCCTCAAAACAACGCCCCAACAACTCACAACCCGCCTCAAACGCAAAGGTGCACGCCTAACACGCATACCCTGGCTCAAACATGGCTACTGGTATTCTGCCCCGTTCTCCCTCGGAGCGACACCCGAATACCTCCAAGGCTACTACTACCTCCAAGGAGCCGCCTCCCAACTCGCAGCAGAAATCCTCAACCCCGCACCCAACACCTCCGTCATCGACATGGCAGCAGCACCCGGAAGCAAGAGCACCCACCTCGCCCAAATCATGCAAAACACGGGTGTCCTCACCTGCCTTGACATCAAAACCAAACGCCTCACCACCCTCCGCAACAATCTCGAACGCTGTGGCGTCACCAACGCCATCACCTACAGAAAAGACGCCCGATTCGCAACAGACCTAGGAAAAACCTACCACTCCATCCTCCTCGACGCTCCCTGCAGTGGGAACTGGCCAGCAGACAAAACCTGGCCGGAAAACAAAACCATCGACACCTTCAAACACCTCGCAAAAACCCAACGCGAACTCCTCAAAGCAGCATGGCACTGCCTCAAACCCGGAGGCACCCTGCTCTACAGCACCTGCAGCCTTGAACCAGAAGAAAACGAACTCGTCATCAACTGGTTCCTCAACAAATACCCAACAGCCACCCTCGAACCCATCAACACACCAATAGGCGACCACGGCCTCACAACGATCTTCGGCCACACGCTCAACCCCCTCCTCG
- a CDS encoding DoxX family protein has product MIVVGVVAWVGRFGVLVESWLNRFRWLGLTLVRGGVSLVFLYFSLVQLKSPQVYAGFLPGFAAFLPLRPVALVYLNGLFEVFFGLLLLVGWRTRLAAFLLGVHLLGITVSIGLTDIGVRDFGLAVATLSVVLSGPDRLCLEFEAPKRD; this is encoded by the coding sequence GTGATTGTTGTGGGAGTTGTTGCTTGGGTGGGGCGTTTTGGTGTGCTGGTTGAGTCTTGGCTGAATCGTTTTCGTTGGCTTGGCTTGACGCTCGTGAGGGGCGGTGTCTCGTTGGTTTTTTTGTATTTTAGCTTGGTGCAGTTAAAGTCGCCGCAGGTGTACGCGGGTTTCCTGCCTGGTTTTGCCGCGTTTTTGCCGTTGAGGCCTGTCGCGTTGGTGTACTTGAATGGTTTGTTTGAAGTGTTCTTTGGTTTGCTTTTGTTGGTTGGGTGGCGGACGAGGTTGGCTGCGTTCTTGCTCGGGGTTCACTTGTTGGGTATTACGGTAAGTATTGGGTTGACGGATATTGGTGTGCGGGATTTTGGTTTGGCGGTGGCAACGCTTTCTGTGGTCTTGAGCGGTCCTGACAGGTTGTGTTTGGAGTTTGAAGCGCCTAAGCGAGACTAG
- a CDS encoding preprotein translocase subunit Sec61beta: protein MARKDKIAMPSSGAGITRYFDEIKSRYELKPEHVMVLCIIVVLIVISLHVLWPIGAGP from the coding sequence ATGGCGAGAAAGGATAAAATTGCGATGCCCAGTTCCGGGGCTGGCATTACGCGGTATTTTGATGAGATTAAATCACGCTACGAGCTCAAGCCGGAACACGTGATGGTTTTGTGCATCATTGTCGTGCTTATTGTGATCAGTCTGCACGTGCTCTGGCCAATCGGTGCTGGGCCGTGA
- a CDS encoding nascent polypeptide-associated complex protein, protein MMPGMDPRMMRQAMKRMGIQQEVVEDAEEVLIRCSDREIVITNPQVSKVVMMGQVTYQVVGEVVERSLDTTPDISDEDIATVVEQTGCSEETAKRVLEETKGDLAESILKLKEDKKG, encoded by the coding sequence ATGATGCCTGGAATGGATCCTCGGATGATGCGCCAAGCGATGAAACGCATGGGCATCCAACAAGAAGTGGTTGAAGACGCTGAGGAAGTGCTTATTCGTTGTTCTGATCGCGAGATTGTTATTACGAACCCTCAGGTCTCAAAAGTTGTGATGATGGGGCAGGTCACCTACCAGGTCGTGGGGGAGGTTGTTGAGCGTTCCCTTGATACGACACCAGACATTTCTGATGAGGATATTGCGACGGTTGTTGAACAGACTGGTTGCAGCGAGGAAACAGCGAAGCGGGTTCTTGAAGAAACGAAAGGGGACTTGGCGGAGAGCATCCTAAAGCTCAAAGAAGACAAAAAAGGCTGA